A segment of the Necator americanus strain Aroian chromosome IV, whole genome shotgun sequence genome:
TTCTtagctaagaaaatcttcaccaagTTTGAAGAAGTCGAACGGGTGGTCCGCGACTTTTTCGAGTCCCAGTGTCCTCAGTTATGGAGGAAAGGATCGCTGACCTGCCCGTTAGGTGGAACACTGTTGTAATTAATATTggtgattatattattgattaatggtgatttctattgtaagctgagtgaaaaagtaaagcagaaaaagtgacaagtagtgacaagactttctgttCAGCCTAATATTATGGCCGACGTTTTACTTCACCTTTCTCGGAGCCTGTAGAGTAAGAACTTTTGGAGTATATCCGCTCGAATGTCTCATGCAGAGCAAGTTATCATCTTATAAGAGATCAGTTCCGAAACCAGAAAACTAAACTTTCTGTTTCTCGATCCACGATCAGACTACGTAAAGTGCGAAAGGCAACTCCATCAATTCCGATTACTTCGGGGCCAGCAATACCTACCGTCCCACGACGTGCATTTCCATGGTGAAAGCAGACGAAGGTCTCCACGCAGCACAAGTTGATTGAAATCAGAGATCTAAAACGACTGTAGAACTGTTTCCCCTGATCGATTTTGAAACCAGAAGCAAAAATATCGAATATTAGTTAGAAATTCTTAATCAAATCTGCATTACTCTTGGAGACCGAACGCTAGCCCATTCACTACCTAGGAGAACTCGAAATCATTTTGACGGTTCTGGGGAAATCAATACGTTGAAAAACTCTAAGTGATCGTTTTTAGCCCCACAGATCCTACAAGAAGCAGCTCACTCCGGCCATGCTCTTTCACCCAGCTTCAGGCCAGGTGGGGCAAAAATGGAAAGCATCTTAGAGTGCCGAATAGTTGCGGTCAATTCCAGTAATATCAGGATTTGATCTGTTAGTATCCTCTGCTAAGCAGCTGAAGTTCGTCAATTTCAGGCAAGTCTTGATTGTATGGATTTTACTAATAGCCTTAGGAAACCAGAAGCATACGGTAAATGCATGATGATGCTGTAGAAGGACGAGATTTACTACAAATGTAGTTGAGTAGTTCATTGAATCTAACATTCTAACGTAGTTGAGTTTGAATCTATCTTATTATCATGAACAtgatgcaaaacaaaaacggaGGAGACTGTTGGAAAACAGGagataaaaaagaagcaatgtggtcaggaaaaatttaataaataagcTTTAATCAATTTATACAACTTCTTGCCTTCTTTAAACAAGGTATTACTGAACGACCCCGAACAAATTGTATCGTTCGTtgtaaatttcctttttttttcactgccgAGGGAGTCTGGACAATAACTAACAATCAATAATAATCCTGTAATACAGGGGACCAGGTATCGCCTGTGGATCGCTCCCTGGGGATCAGTCCTTATGCAGTGGACAGTTGCCCTCATGATTTTTCAATGCTATTCATTCTCCTTAATTTTGTTGCATTTTAACATTAATTATGTTTGAGTGATATTTTGCCTATTTTCCAAACGCCGAAATAACTAGAAAACCTTCCCTTCGTACTAGTCCACGCCCGCATACTTGCACCTCCGTTGTTTCGTCGCTGTCCTCCTTCTTGTTGTGTCGCTGTTGTGTCTTTTCTATCGATTCGTTGTCTCACTTTCAAGCACAAATTTAAAGCACCGGAATGGAGTGGTATCCAGATTGACTCCTAAAATTGTGTCTTAAAATTCAGGAAATCGTATTTCAGATCAGCGCGCATAATGGACGCCCGGATCAAGGTTGCGAAAATGTGATCATGTTGATCACTGATGGTGCACCAAATAATTACAAGGAAATTTTCGATCTTTACAATAAAGATAAGAAGGTGAGTGTTTTTGGTTTCGACCCCTTTTTTGCATGTAGGACGGGTGTACAGCATTCGGTAAGGGGTTTCTGCTGCGAATGCCTAGTCGATCTGTAGTCCTAACCTGCAGATCCTACCCTCTTGAGTAAACCGAGCCTTCCGTCCctcgggggtcgataaattagtaccacaCTTgtttgggaagataaaaacactggcatGATACGTCGATACTGGCACTCATCGATCAGTTATTAAAAAAGGTATGGTCCTACTATCCAGGTTCGTTTCTTCTCGTTCCTGATCGGTGAGGAAGCGATCGATTTCGAACAAGTGAAGAACATGGCATGCAATAATCGTGGCTACATGGTGCACGTGCAGAATATGGCTGACGTCGAGGACAAGGTCCAGGTAGGTAACCCTTCCTCTGGATTGTGTGTGACGCTGGAGTTTACGCGATGCCTCTTCGACAAAGCCACATCCACTTTTTCAGtgcattttctcctttcttggGGGCTTCGAGCCAGTAAATCGGACTAGTTAAATTGATGTTAGGGTTTTTGGAAGCtttgagaaaaatcttttctatgtttttttttcctttcaaaatgtATGCATAATACctggaaaaccaaaaagatcattgaaatggaaaaaatggaagaacatggaaaaaatgaaactggaAAGCATTTTCGAGTACCTTCAAGGTAAATTCTATCCGAATAATTGGATCGAATATTTTGTTCTAGCATTACATTCGCACCATGTCACGCCCGATTGGCCAACATGCAGGTGACCTTCAGGTTGGAGACGCCATGTGGAGTGGGGTATACAGAGAGAGATTGGTAAGTTTATTTTTAGCAcatgaatttaaatttgaaaagaactagCACATAGAAAACTGCAactaatttttggaaaataagtTCTTTAACAGCCTTATCttaatgctttttttaaactccttCATCCTTAACCTCGTGATCTTTTTAATGTTTCTCAAATCCCCTATCCCCTCCTATTTTGCTGCTCTCTGTGAGTATGCATTAAAATTCTTGTATTACatagacaaaaaagaattttgacaaaaataaagGTAGACATGGATATAATCCCTCTTTTGTGGGATCACGATCACGTAGAGCGGCCCAGATCCTACATAACGGAATCCATTCCAGTTCGAATAATCTTAGCGGGATCGGGAGGGTTTGAAAAGTGAAGATCATCTTCGCAAAAAAGAAGCCTACGGGTAGGAAGCGGCGGagtaatgaacaaaaataatttccttcTACATcaattctttgtctttttacTTTGTCTGattctttggaaaataaaaagctgCCATCtcattaatttattcatcTCTATCAATTTATCTACTACTGAACTATTATACCTACCTCCACTGAAGTAcccatttttttggaaaataacgaagaaaagatttttttcagtactTGCCTCGCCCTGAAACTTTCGCTGAGCCGGTTCCGATCACAAATCAATCGGTAAGTGGCCTTGGTTCTTgagtttttcagaatttttcccattattcactttttgttttggattGTTCTTGAGAAAATTCTCAAGAAATTCTCAAGAACAATccagaacaagaaaaagagacaggcagagagaaaagaaagagcaaACATTTCTTTGATAAAAGAAAGTGGTAGTTGGCGCTTGTACCTGCTCGTTTGACCGGCCGAGAGATCCCACGGGAAGCGCGTAATGGCCGTCGTATGAGTAGAACTCGAGGAAAAACTACGGTGAttgcataaaaagaaaaattcggcGGAGGGTAGCAGTCCTCAAAACATATTGGTGATTGATTTAATCtggtttgttttcattcaccccacgaatctgatatTCTTTCACAAGTCTTCCCCACGTTAGTTCAataatttgaagtttttctcgaaaaaaagaacaccaaATATAATGCATTTTTCAGTACGCCGTCATGAACAAAATGGCTGCTCGTCGTGTGAGTTCACAGCTCTGGTCTTCACTACTTCCgcttttcttgctttctttaTTGTTGCATGTCTTTACTCCACAATTTCGCAATGCTAGAACcttcggaaagaaaaagaaaaagagaaagttcattttttctagttttatgACGGTCACTTAACTATGAAGTAGTTGACAAAGACGAGAATGTAATGGCGGGAAGTGTTTTCCGGGAGCTGCATCCTTTCATAGAAgatatttcaaaatctttgTCAAGAAAGTAGGTATTTAAAAACGTTTTCTCAAAATGCGGATGTTCGTCAGCGTGACATCATCCAAACTATGAGATTATCCTCATATTTTGAGTAAATACCTAAGCCAATCAATTTATTAACCCTCTTCTCTAGACGCTTCCGAGATTTTCCTTAACTGCTCTACAGGAAAGGATAAATATGTAGCTCAGAGTTACCTCTCGTTGGACGTGGAACAAAAGGAACGTGTCgcattctatttttctcattttttttcggaaaactAACTCGAGTGATGTTCTTGGTTCCTTAACTTTTATCTTCCTCGATCCAATGCGCTGGGTGAACAATTATCaactttactttcttttcaaagtgaaTTCACTAGATTGAATTATTGATTTGTCCATTCGTCCTTCCACTGCTTGGCTCACTCTCCCAGTCATCCCGCAACTTCTCgtctcatttcattcattcacctaTTCATCCACTATATTTCTACGTacattttgaatatttcagaaaattcgttTACAAAAGACCGAAGCTCGTGGTCGAATGTTCGTAACCACTGTTTCTTTCCCAGTCATCGTTAATCGAACTTTTATGGGTGTTGCTGCTGTAAATATTCCACTTACAGAGCTTAATCAACAGGCACATCCCAGTAACGTAAGTTTCCAATGTACTGGCTCTCTTTGAAAAAGGCATTTCTAGGAAAGTCTTGGATTCGTgatatttttccttgaacTTCCTGTCATTTTTCATCGACGTTTCCTTCACCGCTTTGTTTCCAATTTCCTAAAGAATTACTGCTACATCTACCATTCTCTTCgccaaaaaaatcttctagaTAAAGCTCTGATCTATGGGACCAATATTccaattttcaagttttttcccAAAGAGATTTTCTCACATCTACATCCTCTCTGCCCGAGTAAACAACTGCATTACTTTCAGATTGGTGGACGCAGCTATTTCTTCATGTTGGACCAGAACGGCTTCATCATGTTCCATCCGCAATTAAGACCTATAGTGTGTTActgtcatttttattttattcgcaAGATTTTGTTTAGGAAGGTGCTAGAGATTAAAGAATTAAAACTATAATTGGAAGTTAAGAGAAGTCACTAAAATTCACGTAGTCGCCGCTCTTAATATGATTTATCGTAATAAAAATAGGTGTCTGtattctttcactttctcctcagaaaattcgaaaaaaaaagaagtcaaaatAACATAGAGTCTCAAGAATATTAATAAATTTctatgaagcaaaaacgtacTGAAAATCCTATCCTCTGGATTTACTTAGCTTTATTGTTCCGATTTCTTAAGTATCGTATTAGGTGGgtaggggggagggggtgtggtgtagcggttagagatccCGCCTCCTGcccgatcgatcggaggttcgaatccgccctagtgctcaccaagcccctCATCCCctcgcggtcgataaattggtaccagacttgtctgggagaataaaaacactgacttgacacatcggctggctcccgcaagtcattgtataggccagttacaagttcgtgaacctcaaacgattctgaattgaagtgaacgtggggggcgcatcccaagcggattgattaacgccagaaactttatccttacttTATCGTAttaccttttttatttttctttactccTCTCTTTTGGCTTCTGATGCAACCACCTGCTTCATTCTTCCTAACTTCTacttatattcttttttcatttaagaCAATGACTTGTTGAcaatcaaatattttctaaaggGAATCtctcagaatttttgaaatgccTATTAAGGATCCGTTCACTAAGTCACACAAACAGAACTACAATAATATGGACCTACTTGAACTGGAAGTTCCACAATCGCAACAGGTATCTTTATGTGTTTGATAAGGCTTGACCCTTCTagactttttttaattcgTGAAGTGAACAGTCTGCAACATTTCCTCCTCCAAGgaaaaaatacgagaaaaaattgctttatCTCGTTTTTTGCACACTTTTCCTCCTCTATGTATGTACTGTCCTCCTTTCCCCATGACCTTTTTCTATGCTGGTATAGACCGATTACCGCAATTAACAATAATGAATCGAGTGTTACAATAGTTAATCCACTCTACAGATTCGACTATCGCAAGACACGGAGGATGTAGCGGATATCTATTGCGACTCGGGCACAACATTTGCCGAATGCGTCGGACAAATTCGAGACTTTGTATGGCGCACGACTTGCTCAGGCGCTTTTCATCGTCTTGTATATGGCCGAGTGCTCTGTTCAGTGATGCATTGACAAGCAGGATTCATTGTCACTTCTATTTTTGGAACATTGGCACTTTTAACTGTGGAGTATGGCTTGGAGTTGAGGAGAAAACCGCtaggatgatttttttcactaaaaagaaaactattctGAACGTCTGCAAAATACGAATTGAACTTGAATCCTGCTTAGACCACGCTCGAACAGTCTTGTTTATACTTTAACACATCTATATTTCTAAGCCTCCGGGTGAAAATGTGTATTCAAAAGTGGCCAAACGAACTTTTAGTTTTGCGCAAGTTTCGAGGAGAACCTTCTCTGTGATAGGTAACAACTCTATCGGATTTCCATGGCGCAgttcaaaaagaggaattttgtGGCACAGAAATTACGCTGAGATATGAACAAGCACAGTTCACCAGCTCAACTGATCAAAACACTCGTGCCGAACCTAGAGCTCCGAAGTACTGTAGCTCAATGGTGCAAGGGAACTTTTTTTGCGTACCGTAAGAAATGACGTCATTGTCCCTCATTAAATCCATTGCTACTGTACAATGAGCTCTACTAAGTGTATCTCTGTACGCGGGATGTCTGATGTGTGACGACGCATCGCTTGTGCACCAGATGGGCGTGTCTGTCCCACTAGACAGGGGGACATGAACGCTTTGAGCGTATCTTTCTCGGACGTCTCGCCATTTTTAACCAAACATCTATTACGTTCGTGCTTTCGATGGTGCTCTAGTGCATGTACATGACGTTCACCAGCATGGATGGTCGAGGAATTCTTAGGCACTGTTAGATGAGAAGTGTTAATGTTGACCATACTAATCGATTGGCTCATGCTTCCTTTCTGCTGTCTTATGTGCTCTTTATACATGTATGTCGAGATTCGCATGGGTTAGTGCAGTGTGTGAACAAAGAACTACACTATTCTGGATTAAAGGTCGATAGAAACATTCTGCACTATCCAACACGTTGTATGCTTAAACATTTCACGTCTAAGCTGAGTTCATCTTACGAATTCAGGTACGCAGGATGGTTATGGATTGTGATAATAGCGATCCACAGCAGTTGGACATCCTCTATGCTACGGAAATGTTGGATCGAGTGTATCCACAGACGAATTCATACTACTCGGAATGCATAAAAGGCGCAAATTTTGTGTGAGTTGAAGAAATCGCCTCCGTTCTTGTGATAAGCTGTGCTAAGCGACGGCGAGCCTCACGTTCAGGCTAGGGTTAGCTGTCGCGAAAGGCGATGACCACCGATGGCGTCCGAAAACTCGTACCTATGATTATCATCGAGTACAATCGAGCTGGACGAGCGACAAGCAGTGGAAAGTGCATCCGCACTGGTGAGTGGTGCTGCCAGGAAatctttttagaaagaaagaactctTGTGGATTTCCTCCTTGTGGATTCGGTGTTTACTCATGAAAATGTAGTATTCTTGAAGATATCCTGAAGATTAGAGGTTTACAGTAACATACTGCTAGTATTCACACCGGTGTTTGTTTTTTACTTGCGTGATTGCTACACGCTTTCCATTGGGTTGGAATGTGTGTACttataggcatcaccccacgtatCTGAGGTGTACTgtaagccgtatctttcgggccctTTTTTatagcaattaggaagaagtggacgggatcacccctccctccataatctacgatcccgtatacgaatgctccacctgaaatccgtaccaccagattcgtgtggtgatgcctttacgcCAGTCTTACATAGTGCGTGAATCGTCGCGACCATCTGCGCAACCATAATAACTCTGACCATTCTCCTTTCATTGCTTGTTCCAGGCGCTACTGCCTTCTCAACGACACTGACACCAACATCACAAAAGAAGAAGCGTTCATGATCTATGCAAGTCAGATGAGGCATAGCGGTAAGATTCTCCGATCTCTTGTATGCGAAGAGTATCCTAAGGTTCGTGACTATTCAGGAAGGCTGCCAGACCTGTGCCGCCCTCGTGAAAATCTCGTTCGTAGACTTCTTGTGGATTTAGAAGCGACAAGCGCTTTGCAGGATAGCTGGGATCTCCAGTGGCAGTTTTTGAAGGAGTAGGCAGCTGCTTTTCCTTGTGCCCTTCTAAGGTATTACAATTCTTCTATAAGTTACAGCAATCTCATCCATCTCGTTTTCTTCGCGACGCCGTCGGGCCTGATACGATATTACAACCAAACGCTCGGCGATTATGACTATGAAGATCCTAACTGGAGCATTTTCGATCATATTGGTGCCATACTGAGCATAGAGCATGTCCAAGAGTAAGTGTTgctttcttcctcctttttctacttttgtcAAGATCATCAATCATATTGAGTCTGAAGAATCCAGAAGTTGACTTGTACGTGTGGCTGCATCTGAATTTGGATCAGAACAGTAAAATGTTCTGGTAAAAAATCTGGAGAAATCACATACGTGTTTCTAGACAAGTTtcctttgttttaattttgaataacTCCCAAAAAGTTATTCCATGATGTGTTCTGACCTTgtgttttgtttaaaattgATATTGTTGCTCTTCTTGATCTGTTTTACTAATGTTTTATCCTTATCCTAGATGAAAGCAATGACATACCGAAAGAATAAATTGTCTTTAGGATTTTCATGGACTTCGATACACGGTTTTCGGTTACGAATAGATTTGTAACTTTATTAAGGTTATTTGTATCAAAACGAAAAACTCGCAAACGTCTGCAGAACACCACCACTGTGGAGAAACATATTCGACAGTAAGCCAGCCGCTGATCGGTCAGCTTCTAACTGACGAGATCAAGTTCACCCTATTCCTAACCACCCGTGCTgcccttctcttctcttcgttACGGGACCCATCAGCGGATACCGTAGCACGTTACGTAGTGAACTTGATTTCATACATGCAATGTTAATGCTGACGATTCCATGACTGCTCACCGTTATTAACCGCCTAAATGCTAAACCCAACTAAACAAAACATGCCTGGTAGTTTAGCTTCTACTGGCTCTAAATGTTCCGGGTAAATAACCTTTTTCAGAAGCTACAACCATTTCATCACGGATTTGTATCGAAAATCTGTGGATGATCCTTATTATCGTAGGAGTGTCCGTATGAAGGATCACATTGTCTTCGATGTCTCTAATAAATGTGAGTGGTCTTGTTTGAAGTGATCGTTAGCAGTGGGTCAGATTCACAGCAGTGGGGCACGACTAAGAGCTCGAAAAAATGCcagagagaatttttttagcagaaaaaagaagtttcttgGGAACTACGCAAAGCTAGACAAAGTGAGGTGAAGTAGAACAAAGATTctaaaatcctagaaatagcTTCTAAGAAGCCTTCTAAGTGGAAAGTGTGGAAGTATGGTTCAGTTTCACATAAGATCAACACAGAAAACCGTTGACAATTTTCTCACTCATTTCTAATCcaatttttaaagttctttcggcggattttttcatattctgaAATAATGTTTGCGATTCCTCAATTTCTATCACTGCTGCACAGCGCACTTATTTCCAGCGAAGATCTGGTACAAATCCGAAACTCAGCTTACTGGATATGGACTTAACGAAAACTTGACGATGTTAGCACAAGGTACGAAGGCGATCTATCTGGGAAATGCGCTACTAGGTAGGTGATGGTTGTCCGTTTTAAGTGTTTCACCTTCCCTTATCTATAACGGCTATCATTTCCTTAAGGAAAACAGATTCGAAAAAAGTTGACAGATCCCTGTactctcaggaaaaaaagactctAGGCAAAGTTTTGTTACGTAGTTTTAGCCTGCAGACTACTTTGGGACCTGTCTGAGTGATTTTCACATCAGTCGGGCTAATTTGCAATCAATTGAAAAGTTACTCCAAATTGCAGATTAGATTAGTTACAGATCAGTCGACTGTTagttttctcgcttttttatttatttcgtgaATACTACTACGTCATTGTTTTGCTACTCTatcctattttcttccttgattCGCAGTAGATCAAGCGATAATCAATTAAGGAGTCGCAGGTTTCGAGTTTGCTTACGACTATGTGGTGAACTTGATGGGTGAGCATGGATGTGAACCTTCAGTAAGTTTACTTCACCTATCTTACTGCTTGTTTACTCACTTATTCTTCACCCATtagttcatttattcattcatttactcatttattgcATGAATACCCTAGTCCAATCGTACCCCTATTCGTTACTCCAGTCGTGCTTTTGACGagttcttttcattcattcattcatttattcattcattcactcattcatttgtccattcatttattcactcattCGTTCATATGTTTACTAGGACGATCGACGATGGTGTGTCCTGCTTGACGAGCACGGCTACGTCTTTTACAGTAACCAAAAAGACATATCATACGAGGACTATTTGCAAGTTCGTTGTAGGACTTTCAGATGTTTGAGGCCGTTAAATCCGACAACGCCATTTCAGGATCCTTACACAAAGGGAAAACATATCAGCCAATGGTTTGGTGGAATTAATCGGGTCTCACAGCGAGCTATGGCATTACTCGTCGAGAAGAGGTTCTATACAAAGTGAGCATTAGCCTTCTTCAACATTTGTCATGTAGTATACGGtctttgattgattttatttatttgatttgatttattgattttttgagacAAAATGACAAGATTCGGGGAGTTTTTAGTTGCCTAATTTTGCCACTGAATACTTTTTTGCCGATAATTCGATCAGTGAACTAACACTGGTCCGCTAATCGCGTTTTCCATGGATACTCAAAAACATTATCTTCGCCTTTGTAGGCTCCCCATTTTTCccatgatttttttggaaaaaaaattgcctgtCCCAGTCATTACAGTCAATCTTTTCACGGTTGTCCTTATgtttgaacaaatttttgcgccaaaaacataaaatttacCTTGACAAAATGCTGAACAACTACAGCTTAAAATTCCTAATTTCTCCGGTGTGACGTAAGACCCTAAGACACTAGCTAATCCGTTATTACAATAGTTTCCACGAAGCGAAAGCATAGATAGGGTTGGCAAGCGGAGCTGATCGTCTCGCGGCGCCTTACGCAATGTCCAATCCTCAAGAGGAAAAAGTAATGGTCTTGTCGATGGTCAAATTTAAGCACAGCCAAGATTgctaacaaactttattacggctaacgtttcgacggtgtcgccttcgtcagagcctggaaagtaagaacatttgcgatgtatcctctcaaatgcctcatccagaacaagtcatcatcccccagggtattacacccggaaatgAAAACCAAAAGAGCCTAATTCATACCTCGGaaccgcgttgccgtgatgttagcggatgtccgcgtggtgcaatcgctccgctaatactaattaggatgcgatcCGGATATGACCCcgcagatcaaaacccgcaagggtcttgatacagagccagctcgttggtcacggctaagcactcttcctttctagtcatttttggaccttttgcatttatccaaaacgcttctaaagttctgcgagctataatttcgggttcgtacgatagaattgtgacagctatgcaaaaaggaacattttcatgactttgtctgcggtgagctccgaggggagttgctgcattcgattgtttcatcctCTTTAGATGTTCTCTAATGCGAACACAAAGgggtcgccctgtttcgccgatgtattggtccccacatgttttaCACGAAATTAGATATGCTACAGCAGAGCCCATGCAGTCCCCTTGcttcccgaatgggcatattacacagtctcgAGTAAGACAGAAGCGATTGTGCATTCTATTTGGAA
Coding sequences within it:
- a CDS encoding hypothetical protein (NECATOR_CHRIV.G15008.T6), with the protein product MEERIADLPVRWNTVVINIAPQILQEAAHSGHALSPSFRPVISGFDLLVSSAKQLKFVNFRQVLIVWILLIALGNQKHTISAHNGRPDQGCENVIMLITDGAPNNYKEIFDLYNKDKKVRFFSFLIGEEAIDFEQVKNMACNNRGYMVHVQNMADVEDKVQHYIRTMSRPIGQHAGDLQVGDAMWSGVYRERLYLPRPETFAEPVPITNQSYAVMNKMAARRKIRLQKTEARGRMFVTTVSFPVIVNRTFMGVAAVNIPLTELNQQAHPSNIGGRSYFFMLDQNGFIMFHPQLRPIDPFTKSHKQNYNNMDLLELEVPQSQQVRRMVMDCDNSDPQQLDILYATEMLDRVYPQTNSYYSECIKGANFVLGLAVAKGDDHRWRPKTRTYDYHRVQSSWTSDKQWKVHPHWRYCLLNDTDTNITKEEAFMIYASQMRHSGRLPDLCRPRENLVRRLLVDLEATSALQDSWDLQWQFLKDNLIHLVFFATPSGLIRYYNQTLGDYDYEDPNWSIFDHIGAILSIEHVQELFVSKRKTRKRLQNTTTVEKHIRQSYNHFITDLYRKSVDDPYYRRSVRMKDHIVFDVSNKSKIWYKSETQLTGYGLNENLTMLAQGTKAIYLGNALLGVAGFEFAYDYVVNLMGEHGCEPSDDRRWCVLLDEHGYVFYSNQKDISYEDYLQDPYTKGKHISQWFGGINRVSQRAMALLVEKRFYTKLKYTDHQAMCKERKMVVMSATSLRPFRWIYRWLMSSIYKLILITRQYPLLHFVHYFTQPVRSYTASFHEGSEGYPCSKHSYFYLSNRDGRSRPQTTTLVDMNRSDRPCTLNSAKCSVKMQAAFVEGTNLVMVWIIQDKTSDNCYDETQCPKAEPSEVPFGFEQVPPLDPSEKCTGIPHRKPARSQSMCYNVVHETGKFPCSFSPSLNAPTLLFVVSVALQDFKLCYAFNTASVHEPRMFEEIVRLHQKRTESLMTVIARFSFGGTDIKHTSLKRVVMHTHALIN
- a CDS encoding hypothetical protein (NECATOR_CHRIV.G15008.T3) yields the protein MRPTTILFIAVFLYSDAFNKNSIEECARVLSENLQDTFKRVTKSDQIIQLYDQFVEPEQFDPREELKRSKTAVENYLRRRAEFAYKAKVSLEVREVVNASDEDVNDPNSKDFIRFMSAKQGNDATTIYVHDHSLRKTKVNETRNFTLAANANFYSLPTSSIASAVHIPTPLYDRNPELLRKIEWSQIDEVYRTHREETRDLAFQLFCSESGYMRFFPAASWFWDNHIEHLDLFDCRNTQWYINAATNSKNVVIMLDMSGSMLGQRYEIAKQTTEAILETLSHNDYFNIMPFSKNPSFLDDCNGKNGLLQATMRNKKNLRNKMNNVTSEGKAEYEKALPHAFTALLNISAHNGRPDQGCENVIMLITDGAPNNYKEIFDLYNKDKKVRFFSFLIGEEAIDFEQVKNMACNNRGYMVHVQNMADVEDKVQHYIRTMSRPIGQHAGDLQVGDAMWSGVYRERLYLPRPETFAEPVPITNQSYAVMNKMAARRKIRLQKTEARGRMFVTTVSFPVIVNRTFMGVAAVNIPLTELNQQAHPSNIGGRSYFFMLDQNGFIMFHPQLRPIDPFTKSHKQNYNNMDLLELEVPQSQQVRRMVMDCDNSDPQQLDILYATEMLDRVYPQTNSYYSECIKGANFVLGLAVAKGDDHRWRPKTRTYDYHRVQSSWTSDKQWKVHPHWRYCLLNDTDTNITKEEAFMIYASQMRHSGRLPDLCRPRENLVRRLLVDLEATSALQDSWDLQWQFLKDNLIHLVFFATPSGLIRYYNQTLGDYDYEDPNWSIFDHIGAILSIEHVQELFVSKRKTRKRLQNTTTVEKHIRQSYNHFITDLYRKSVDDPYYRRSVRMKDHIVFDVSNKSKIWYKSETQLTGYGLNENLTMLAQGTKAIYLGNALLGVAGFEFAYDYVVNLMGEHGCEPSDDRRWCVLLDEHGYVFYSNQKDISYEDYLQDPYTKGKHISQWFGGINRVSQRAMALLVEKRFYTKLKYTDHQAMCKERKMVVMSATSLRPFRWIYRWLMSSIYKLILITRQYPLLHFVHYFTQPVRSYTASFHEGSEGYPCSKHSYFYLSNRDGRSRPQTTTLVDMNRSDRPCTLNSAKCSVKMQAAFVEGTNLVMVWIIQDKTSDNCYDETQCPKAEPSEVPFGFEQVPPLDPSEKCTGIPHRKPARSQSMCYNVVHETGKFPCSFSPSLNAPTLLFVVSVALQDFKLCYAFNTASVHEPRMFEEIVRLHQKRTESLMTVIARFSFGGTDIKHTSLKRVVMHTHALIN
- a CDS encoding hypothetical protein (NECATOR_CHRIV.G15008.T2), with the translated sequence MRPTTILFIAVFLYSDAFNKNSIEECARVLSENLQDTFKRVTKSDQIIQLYDQFVEPEQFDPREELKRSKTAVENYLRRRAEFAYKAKVSLEVREVVNASDEDVNDPNSKDFIRFMSAKQGNDATTIYVHDHSLRKTKVNETRNFTLAANANFYSLPTSSIASAVHIPTPLYDRNPELLRKIEWSQIDEVYRTHREETRDLAFQLFCSESGYMRFFPAASWFWDNHIEHLDLFDCRNTQWYINAATNSKNVVIMLDMSGSMLGQRYEIAKQTTEAILETLSHNDYFNIMPFSKNPSFLDDCNGKNGLLQATMRNKKNLRNKMNNVTSEGKAEYEKALPHAFTALLNISAHNGRPDQGCENVIMLITDGAPNNYKEIFDLYNKDKKVRFFSFLIGEEAIDFEQVKNMACNNRGYMVHVQNMADVEDKVQHYIRTMSRPIGQHAGDLQVGDAMWSGVYRERLYLPRPETFAEPVPITNQSYAVMNKMAARRKIRLQKTEARGRMFVTTVSFPVIVNRTFMGVAAVNIPLTELNQQAHPSNIGGRSYFFMLDQNGFIMFHPQLRPIDPFTKSHKQNYNNMDLLELEVPQSQQIRLSQDTEDVADIYCDSGTTFAECVGQIRDFVRRMVMDCDNSDPQQLDILYATEMLDRVYPQTNSYYSECIKGANFVLGLAVAKGDDHRWRPKTRTYDYHRVQSSWTSDKQWKVHPHWRYCLLNDTDTNITKEEAFMIYASQMRHSGRLPDLCRPRENLVRRLLVDLEATSALQDSWDLQWQFLKDNLIHLVFFATPSGLIRYYNQTLGDYDYEDPNWSIFDHIGAILSIEHVQELFVSKRKTRKRLQNTTTVEKHIRQSYNHFITDLYRKSVDDPYYRRSVRMKDHIVFDVSNKSKIWYKSETQLTGYGLNENLTMLAQGTKAIYLGNALLGVAGFEFAYDYVVNLMGEHGCEPSDDRRWCVLLDEHGYVFYSNQKDISYEDYLQDPYTKGKHISQWFGGINRVSQRAMALLVEKRFYTKLKYTDHQAMCKERKMVVMSATSLRPFRWIYRWLMSSIYKLILITRQYPLLHFVHYFTQPVRSYTASFHEGSEGYPCSKHSYFYLSNRDGRSRPQTTTLVDMNRSDRPCTLNSAKCSVKMQAAFVEGTNLVMVWIIQDKTSDNCYDETQCPKAEPSEVPFGFEQVPPLDPSEKCTGIPHRKPARSQSMCYNVVHETGKFPCSFSPSLNAPTLLFVVSVALQDFKLCYAFNTASVHEPRMFEEIVRLHQKRTESLMTVIARFSFGGTDIKHTSLKRVVMHTHALIN